The genomic interval TCTGGAAGTTCAGGTTTGCGACGAATCCGGGGGAGCAGAAGAGCGTAAGATTCAAAATCTATAACTGCACTGATTGCGGGAAACATCTACCTGTAATTTCCATTCTGACTGTTGCCATTATTACATGCTGTCTGCTGTTGTTATCTGCTTGTTATCTACAGTTCCAGAGAAGGGAAACCGTCCCGCCGTGGAGGCAGTGTGTGACGGGCCATTGAGCTCTGGCTTGACCTGCGATGGCGAGACTGCCCCTGGGAATAAGGAGGAAACTCCGTCACAGATCGTGGCCTTAAAATACGAGGtcggttttaaaaataaaacttaattttaaaatacacatcattaaaatgtagTTAAAGCTGTAGTTTTGCAGATTGTGGGGGTGCAATGGAATATTAGGTTAAATGCCTGAGAAAATGAGGATATTCCAGTCTCTTTCTAAAGTGCTAATGCTAAATAACATGAcatgaagttttattttttaacaagtTGAGTTCTGTCGATGTGTGATAAGGAGGTGTTTTTGGAGGagacactgagaaacacagtgcCAAGTCTACGCAAATAAAAAGGCCTGACATGCATATCAGCATCACTTCCTTCCTGTGTGTCAGTCAACAGACGTGGACCAGGATTGGCCCGAGTCGCACATGCTCAGTGAGGAGAGGCGTCAGAGCACTTTGGAGAGGAGCCGCTCACAGGCGAAGCACAGGATTGGGGGGGAACTTCAGTGGGGTAAATGTCTTGAGGATAGTCTTGTGATAACAATATCAGGGAGCACAGTGCACTGTTGCCAAtctatttcatatttacatccTGAGAAACTGGTCATTGTGTCCTATAGGTGAATGATATTCCATCATCCTATCTGGTGAAAACCCTCCAATCCGGCTCTGAGAGTATGGCCGTTGTATCGTCCTTGTGACCGTTGAATGGCTTACAGTTTTGCAGCCCCTTGTGTTTTCCCAGGTTGTAAATAATAAGTAAACAACTATTGAAACTGTGAACCAGATGCATCAGCTCTGCTTGTGTATGTAGGTAAAATATTGATAGCTATAACATCATTTTTCCTAATGGTTAGTGTGAGAACAGATTATATTGTGCCATGgatttttgctctgttttccaCAGGTGTTTCACAGCCCTCTGCTGCCCACGGTGTTGAAGAGGCTGCCTCTGAGCCATGGCATAGTGAGGAAGAGCTGGACACAAAGCCCACCCCTGCAGAAGACCCAGGGCAGCTGGGTGCAGCGTACAGGCCAGAAGAGTTCAGAGGCCTGGAGGCAACGCTCAAGCAACAGCCAGACCTCTGCACCCAGAGTCTCCACCAGGCAGGGGCTGCCACGGGCCTCCGGCTGCAGTCAGTGTGGAGCAAGCACTCCCAGAGGACTCAGCAAGACATCTCAGCAGAGCACGGGTTGGCTGTTTGCTCTCCAGATGAGAGCGAAGAGGGCACCCCATTTGATGCTTTTAAAACGCATGAAAGTGATCACACTGCAGCGAGACTGTACGCTTGCACACAATGTGGAAAACGCTTTCGCTACAAAGGTAATCTTAAAATCCACCAGCGtgttcacacaggagagaaaccttTTACTTGCATGCAGTGTGGCAAGTGTTTCTCTCAGATCAGTAATCTTAAAACACACCAGATCATTCACACAGGTGAGAAATCCTACAGTTGCACAGACTGTGGGAAGAGGTTTGCTCATCTTTGTAATCTTAAAACGCACCAGAGGgttcacacaggagaaaaaccattcacatgcacacagtgtggCAAGAGCTTCTCTCAGAGTCATGTTCTGCAAAAACATGTGCTTACTCACTCTGGTGATTAAGAATTAGAATCTGGAAATACTTTAAAAGATGTTGATTTTACTGTTTCTTTTGTGCCACGTTCATGTGCCGCAGGCAAGCTCAGCTAACTCGCAGCTTATGCTGAGTTTATTCTGTAGGATTTTGCTAGTCTTAGGTCAGGGAGCCACTCAAACCTGCCAGTTAAGACAGGGGAAGCTGAAGGAGCTGTGGAGAAGCTGGGTGAtgcttcttaaaaaaaaagagaacagaaagagtaaatattcaaaacactcaataatgtatttaaaaaaaaaacactaaacaaaaGTACCACCCAGAGCACACAACCAGCTGAAGCAAAGAGTGAGCCTCCACTGGCAGATACACACCTGCATTAATGCACCtttgattaggcaggtgtggcccattaaccaatggctggcttcacatgcacagtacatttacattattgtcatttagcgggCTCcttcatccagagtgacttacagggtacagtttttccattattacagctggatatttactgaggcaattctaggttaagtacattccccaagggtacaacagcagtggccccaCGAGGAATCGTACCAGTCACCTTTCAGTTATgggtcctgctctttaccattaTGCCACATGCTGTCCAatcaaaaaatgacaatgtcaaacaggcaaacaattaACAACTAACAGGTCTGGCTGCAGTTGATGAAAACAATCTTCTGTTGATAGATTCGAATTGGATTGAAAACAAAGGGCACTTAACATACCGCTAACATTTAGCTGCATTTAGTTTCTGAAGGACAGAAAGGTGACCGCCTTAACCACTGGAATGTTCAGGAGCCAGAAAGTATATTTTATGTAGTATAATCCAATGTCAGCTTCTAAGAAGGTAGATCACTTGGTCAAAATTGGTCAAAATACTTTTAAACAATGAATTAAACACTGAgactcctgagtggctcagttgacAAGGTACTCACCTTGAGTGCAGGCTAAGCCCGACAGCTTTGATTTGATACCAGCCATGTCTTCAGCTGATAATGagagcccacagtggtggatCAGGTTGGCTTCTTCCTCCTTGGGCAGTGGTGGATTTAAAgtcagggtttccttgtctgGCTGCTGTCAGGCTCCCTGCAGCTCATCAGGCCTGTATCCAAATCCACAGGCATGTATTTGGGCATGCTGTTTTCTGCCTTTACCGCAGGTCTGCATTTTGTGGGGTTGGCAGGTTTTTTCTGTTGGAGCATGCAGTGGTCACCAGCCTCAACACATTCCACATGtctgcatttcagtgtttcagcacCTGCAGAAATGCAACATGAACTCACCCGTTAACAGCACTTCAGCACAGTGTAACATCCTGttcaataaacttttttttctatttaagaTTTTGTGAAGTTGTTTTGTGAAGTTACAGGACAGTACAGTAGTAAGTCAAAGTGGTGTCGACAGTTCAGGTGGGATGAGTGTGCTAAATTTTGCTAAAATGGTATAGTCAATGACTGACCCTTTATGAAACTCTGTATTCAATATCTTTTATAATATCTTCAGTATCTTTTAACAATTATTAACTTTATATATGCTCTGTATAGAATATGAAATAACGCATCTGATAATAAGTAtatgatgattatttttttctaccaCATATAGTACCAGATAATgaacattacagcacagcacaaaaatatTCCCTGAAAATGATCCAGATAAGAAACATTACCTTTTACCATATTAATGGCCATATAGTGCATAACAGTtacatataatgtaaaatattacaatgcattacaCTTTCATGGGAACCGTTTTAACTTGCATTCCCACAAGGTGGCTGTCTTTGTTCtctggatatttttttcttccatgttgGCTTGCAGGGCCAGGTCATATTTAATATGTATGGAAAAGCTATTTTGTTACTAGTCAGGCTATGAGATAGAGACCGTTTATTCTTAAACAAACCGCTTCTTTTGAGCTCAATTGAAATGTCAGGTCTGGCAGAGGGAAACTAGACCAATTTCCAGTCATGTTCAATTCACACTCTTGGACAGCAGATGGCAGTCATCCAATTTTGGCTGTCCTTGAATACAACCAACCAATCTTGGTCAAGGAAGAACAGCCAACGAGTTTGTGGAGGGTTGCCAGATTATGTTAATTTAATCATACACAGGGGATTTTCAGGTCGATGGACAACGGGGATAAAGGTGACATGGTAAAAGTGAAATTCTAGCCATCAAGATTCTGGTAATTATGTCTGCCATGGGGAATTGTCATGACTACGTGAGGGTGCATGCTGTTGAGTTTCGATAATAAAATCTCTGCAAACTGATAAGCTAGCGAGTCCTTAGTGAAGTAGTTCCCACCACGACTGTTGCTGACTGCTGCTAACGGAATATAACGAAGCCGAAACAATACAGCCTTGTTAAATGCCGCTGTATGTAAGCTAGATGCCACTTGGCTTGGGAAGACACAGAGGATGGCCGggttttttgttaattaaatacaacttttgttttattaagatAGGCTACCAGCTGGGAATTGTGAAATAATAGGCATACAGCAGACTGAGTATGGAAATAGCAGACGATTGGTGAAagattgcattgtttttatacTGTCTTACTATCTTAGTTAGAGTAATACCCGTGAATCCAGCTTCAAACATGGTTTCAGTGTGGTTTTACTCAACAACATGAGATAGTAGCGGAGGACCTGGCAACCCTGCGTGTGTATGGTCGGTGCTATTCGATGTAGATACTGCCGTGAAGGCAGAGAGGCAAGTGCGAGACCTCAAGGAATACGGCGGTGtgagtttttctgtttgtcagcTGGCTTTATAGACGGAAAATCACTATCCAATAGCATTTAgagtttttttaataaaagcttCAAACGTGAAGGACCATGTCGAACGGGGTTGTGTTTCGATCGCAGCTCGCTTCCATCATGGAGGTTTTGGCAAACGCGGCCGTGGAGGAAATCTGTAAGATCGTAGACGATGGATATGCCattttacatttggaaatgtCAGAGTACCAGAAGGAGAACGaatctctgaaaatgaaactgcacaTGATGGAGCTGAAGGTCGCACAGGGATGTGCGGGCGGAATAAACATGCGAGAGAGCTCCCTGACCGCTGGCTTTGATGGACTGCGGGATCATCCCAAAGGAGCGTCAAGTAAGTCGCAGCTCTGACCGCTGGCATCCGGCGTTTAGTCATGCAAACAGTCGTAGTCGTGGGGCGAAGCATGCAAGTCCATGGTGTCATACAGTGTAACACAAACTTTTAGCTAGTTTCATCTGCAACTCTTTCCTTAGAGGAGAGGCCCGTCCCAGCCGCAAACAGGGTCTTCGGCCAGCCGGCAGGCGGTACTTTGTCGAATCCCCGTTCTGTTTTGGGTGAAGATATCTCCGTTCAGCCTGTCACCGTGAAGCAGGACGAGGTGAGTTCAGGTAGAGGCTGAAACTCTAAAGGCTGTTTGCCAACCATCGTTTGCGTCATTTTAGTAACGTTCGAGTCGGAGTCCATGCCAATTACGGCATATTCGCTCTGTGTTGTCTGATTATGCTATCGGTGTAATTATGCGCAGAGACGTTACCTGTaagcttttttctccttttcagaaGAAAGCATTTAGACCGGTGGGGTTTTGGAAAGTTTGTGGTTATTGTAGTGAAAGCTGACCGTATTTCCGCATGCGCGTTGGTCCGGGTTACGCAGCAATGTTCACGCGCTGCAGCTCATTATTTCTCAGGTGTTGTCCAATACTGTGCTGTCAGTACTTTTTCTGCAAAAAGATATTTATTACCAGAACGTCAGGTGGAGACCAGTTTAAGAGCATGCTTACTCTCACATGTCCAGGAGTATGtatacttacattacattacatccaattcgcagacgctcttatccagagtgacgttCATCACTGTAGAACATAAAAAGGTCACTCCTTCGAGCCGGATTCGAACCAGCGACCTAAGGATTACTGATGTAGCATCTACAGTCCTCCGCTCTACCAACTGAGCTATCGAAGGGTGGTTGAATATGGTCCTGTTTATAAGGACTTTTCCAAATATCTCCAGCTGTAGCTGTTGACAGCAGGTAGCACCAGGTGGAGTTGTGTCCCTTTTTCATTAGTGTGACACCTTATGAAGTGCTAGGTTTTAGCTACCAGGTGCACTAGTTGGCATGACCTGGACAGGGCATTTGTTTGGAGATTAATCTCCATGCTGTTTCGTTCCAGTGTGCTGACCTAGAAGAGGACAAGACTGTTCTTATCAAAGAGGAAAAACCTGAAGAGGACAACGAGGCACTGAGTGAGCTGAAGATCAGTGATGGGGGTAAGCAGAGAATTAACAAGCACTGCTGTGCCGATCAGAGCTGTAACAGCTCAATGGAGAGCATACCGACTGggaaaaatatcacattgaGGATTTCTTCctttcagcattgtttttccGTCTGGCCTGAATGTCAGTGTAACCATGAGGCCTGCCACCAGAGGGCAgagtttttcatgttttcagtaCATTTCTTTACCCTGCTTGTAACTGCAAGGTTGGTAACGGAGCTTCCTGGTTTTAACCCTTCTCACAGGAGCTGGGGGGCCTGATGCCGGCGGTGAGGAGTGGGCCACCACTGCAAACTCGGGGATCGCACCCTCAGAACGCACAGAGGACCTCACCGCACAGTGCAGGGGCAGACACAGTGCTTGGGAGGTCAGTGGACTGGACACCGCCCTTAGGTCAGATCCAGTGTGTGAAACTGCTCAGAAGAGGCTGAGACACACAGGATCTGAGCGCAGTGCAGGAAGACTGAACGATCGGGGCTCTGAGTGCGTGCCGTACGAGGTACCCGGCCACCTGCGGACTTTTGTGCAAGCGGGCGCTGAGGACAGGACCGGGGATCTGTCCGGCTCCTCTGGTAGAGGGGACACAGAGGGAATGTCGGTTCACTCAGAGCTGCGGCCGCTGTCTGCTGAACACAGTGCTCCTTCTGCCAGCCTGTCATCTTTAGGATCCGCACACCTTACACCGGATGCGGTAATAATAGACTCCATTAAAACAGAGTCTCCAGTGCACTCCGTGTGGGACAAAAAGACAGCGTCAGACACGGGTCAGATGCAATGCAGACGTTACAcagaagacagggagagagagcacacgcAGCCTGAACACGTTACCGCCACATGTCTCCCGCACTCGCAGCCAGTGGTGAGAGAGATTGTGGCAGTGCCGTCGCGTTCAGGCACCACAGGTTCATACGGACCGGTCCATCACGAAGAAAGCTTCATGACCAGCAACGACGGCACACGAGCCAAAAGGTTCATTTGTAAATACTGCGGGAAGGGTTTCACCCGTCAGAACGCCCTCGAAATTCACCAGCGAGTCCACACAGGGGAGAAACCGTTCCGATGCACACAGTGTGGAAAGCGCTTTTCCGATTCGAGTAATCACAGGAGGCACCAGAGTGTTCACTCGAGAGAGAGACCGTTTAGCTGTACCCAGTGCGAGAGGAGTTTCTCTCACCAGTATCAACTGAAAGTGCACCAGAGGGTTCACACTGGAGACAGACCATTCAGTTGTACACACTGTGGGAagaaatttggggaaaaaagtttccTCAAAATACACCAGCAGCGAGAACATGCAGTTCTTTATTTAGTGTGACAGTACTGAAATTATCCCAGGGAAAATAAAGTGGCATAAAATTCACACTTAGATAGCAGTTATGTCAGACCGTAGAATAACCTTAAGCATATTTAGCGTTGATTTTTCAAAagtaatgtttttcaaaatatgcatcATGGACAGTACAAGACTTACAAAGTTACCATGGCAAGTAATATCACAGAAGCAATAAGAACATGCATACAGAACTGCTTGTAATGGCTTCAAGTGAATTTACGAGTGAACAGCtgtaaaatataagtatatCAGCATACACCTGGTGCCTATCACTATCCTGTTTTACCCAAATCATACTGAAGTACAGATAGAGCCGAACATTAATCTATAAGAGTAAATTTACCTTGTGTTCAAATTGTGCCAAAGAAAGATTGATGCATGATACTGTTATGTTTATCATCATAGCAGACAGTGATCTTAAAGAGCTGTGTTACAGATTTCTGTTCTccagaatgcactgcattttgcaatgcCACACCTCTTTGAAAGTGTTTGGTCTCTGCCCTGAACAGCCCAATAGTAAATGTTTCACAGGGACAATGAAATGTTCAAAAGGCAAAAGGTTCAAAAGGTCTTATATGCGTAGACCTTGTAAATCCAGAAAAGGGTGCTGTAATGTGTAAGGTGTCTGAATAAAAAGCAGTTCTGAGAGCTGTCCTGTGAAGTGTTAATGAGGCGTGTGATTCTCCTGATTCTCTAGTTGGACACAACACCAGCATCAGTTTTGCGTGTGTTTGCTCGTTGTGTGGATTAGACCTGGAGGAAGCATTGAATCCAGttttacaataacaaaaaaaaatcaagatgttttatttatgcacaCACCATCATTAGTTTGGGAggcacttttttcttttttgcaaaaattATCTTATGAGaattggaaaaaatgtgacagtCTCTTAAATTCAGGACGAGGCATAGGTCTGATGCGATGCCTCCTAAAATCGCTTTGACTGTTAGTGGAGATGCAGACTCCTCTGTGATTTAGCCCTGTATTTAGGTCACTGTGTGCTTTTTCCTGAACCTGAATGACAAGTACACCAAGCCTGTCATTCCTG from Megalops cyprinoides isolate fMegCyp1 chromosome 22, fMegCyp1.pri, whole genome shotgun sequence carries:
- the LOC118769931 gene encoding zinc finger protein 112-like, with the translated sequence MSNCISFHSQLASIMEVLSKAAVAEITKLVDDGSAVLRLEVCRSQKENAALKRRLQLMEKELRAARGCRDRAQEGSVNISLEVQVCDESGGAEELPEKGNRPAVEAVCDGPLSSGLTCDGETAPGNKEETPSQIVALKYESTDVDQDWPESHMLSEERRQSTLERSRSQAKHRIGGELQWGVSQPSAAHGVEEAASEPWHSEEELDTKPTPAEDPGQLGAAYRPEEFRGLEATLKQQPDLCTQSLHQAGAATGLRLQSVWSKHSQRTQQDISAEHGLAVCSPDESEEGTPFDAFKTHESDHTAARLYACTQCGKRFRYKGNLKIHQRVHTGEKPFTCMQCGKCFSQISNLKTHQIIHTGEKSYSCTDCGKRFAHLCNLKTHQRVHTGEKPFTCTQCGKSFSQSHVLQKHVLTHSGD
- the LOC118769923 gene encoding zinc finger protein 324A-like codes for the protein MSNGVVFRSQLASIMEVLANAAVEEICKIVDDGYAILHLEMSEYQKENESLKMKLHMMELKVAQGCAGGINMRESSLTAGFDGLRDHPKGASKERPVPAANRVFGQPAGGTLSNPRSVLGEDISVQPVTVKQDECADLEEDKTVLIKEEKPEEDNEALSELKISDGGAGGPDAGGEEWATTANSGIAPSERTEDLTAQCRGRHSAWEVSGLDTALRSDPVCETAQKRLRHTGSERSAGRLNDRGSECVPYEVPGHLRTFVQAGAEDRTGDLSGSSGRGDTEGMSVHSELRPLSAEHSAPSASLSSLGSAHLTPDAVIIDSIKTESPVHSVWDKKTASDTGQMQCRRYTEDREREHTQPEHVTATCLPHSQPVVREIVAVPSRSGTTGSYGPVHHEESFMTSNDGTRAKRFICKYCGKGFTRQNALEIHQRVHTGEKPFRCTQCGKRFSDSSNHRRHQSVHSRERPFSCTQCERSFSHQYQLKVHQRVHTGDRPFSCTHCGKKFGEKSFLKIHQQREHAVLYLV